The following coding sequences lie in one Fusarium poae strain DAOMC 252244 chromosome 1, whole genome shotgun sequence genomic window:
- the SOD2 gene encoding Superoxide dismutase [Mn], mitochondrial (SECRETED:SignalP(1-22)~BUSCO:47739at5125) produces MFPLLPLLLLLTSPLSSLSVNAEPDLASEPIQPSDNIHSYSAMSVGTYSLPALPYAYDALEPSISAQIMELHHSKHHQAYVTNLNAALKNYATATSSSDIAGQIALQSAIKFNGGGHINHSLFWENLSPSSSPDSKPDSAPTLGAEISKTWGSIEAFQETFKKTLLGLQGSGWGWLVKDTQGLRIVTTKDQDPVVGGEVPIFGVDMWEHAYYLQYLNGKAAYVDNIWNVINWKTAEARFTGSREDAFKVLRASI; encoded by the exons ATGTTTCCCCTACTAcccctcctccttctcctcactTCACCTTTATCCTCTCTCTCTGTCAACGCTGAACCTGACCTTGCTTCTGAACCTATTCAACCCTCAGATAACATTCACTCTTATTCCGCCATGTCTGTTGGAACCTACTCTCTTCCGGCGTTGCCGTACGCCTATGAT GCCCTTGAGCCCAGCATCTCTGCTCAAATCATGGAGCTTCACCACTCCAAACATCACCAAGCCTACGTGACAAACCTCAACGCCGCTCTCAAGAACTACGCCACTGCTACTTCATCTAGCGACATCGCCGGTCAGATCGCCCTGCAGTCCGCTATCAAGTTCAATGGCGGTGGTCACATCAACCACTCCCTCTTCTGGGAGAATCTCAGTCCCTCCAGCTCCCCAGACTCCAAGCCCGACAGTGCCCCCACGCTCGGTGCTGAAATCTCCAAGACGTGGGGCAGCATCGAGGCTTTCCAAGAGACCTTCAAGAAGACTCTGCTAGGTCTGCAAGGCAGCGGCTGGGGATGGCTGGTCAAGGACACGCAGGGCTTGCGTATCGTTACCACCAAGGACCAGGACCCTGTCGTGGGAGGGGAAGTGCCCATTTTCGGTGTTGATATGTGGGAACATGCCTACTATCTGCAG TACCTCAATGGAAAGGCTGCTTATGTCGATAACATCTGGAATGTCATCAACTGGAAGACAGCCGAGGCTCGTTTCACTGGCTCCCGTGAGGATGCATTCAAGGTCCTCCGAGCTTCCATCTAG
- a CDS encoding hypothetical protein (BUSCO:42086at5125): MPFVANTPESYLGRSDSKLTEGTCRGLTSNGKPCRRPVVQQNPPPKTDRRRRPVTPDPRDENLYCWQHREQANISAQSSPGPRPNGTPILEGRTSLDTLTDRLGLVDLNEKKHGNGRMNSSKPQSKKSSLLCCFCFSVPYEDEEEPERPQPHPVQHTSAANQGLSPSQNISGGKSSRKSRKSTGSRTATIKDFIPDSLDTTTASALMAEMSRPFGSGEEPGFIYMFWLTPTSQSKSAAPVDAARSLLAPPSPNNQSRSRSASNAVRSFAASDPANSKSTMLLKIGRASNVQRRLNEWQRQCGREVELLRYYPYIPGSQESSGVVPHMTPHVHRVERLVHLELSGLGFKADAGKCAACGREHREWFEVEATREGIKAVDDIIRRWIEWDEINP; encoded by the coding sequence ATGCCTTTTGTCGCAAATACTCCCGAGTCTTATCTCGGTCGCTCCGACTCAAAACTCACCGAAGGAACTTGTCGCGGCCTGACATCCAACGGAAAACCATGTCGCCGCCCAGTTGTTCAGCAGAACCCCCCACCAAAGACCGACAGGCGCAGACGTCCCGTCACCCCTGATCCACGCGATGAGAATCTCTACTGCTGGCAGCATCGCGAACAAGCCAACATTTCAGCACAATCCAGTCCTGGCCCGCGTCCTAATGGGACACCAATCCTGGAAGGTCGCACGAGCTTGGATACGTTGACGGACAGATTGGGATTGGTGGATCTAAACGAAAAGAAACATGGCAACGGGAGAATGAATAGTTCGAAACCACAATCGAAAAAGTCGTCTCTGTTGTGCTGTTTCTGCTTTTCGGTTCCttatgaagatgaagaggaacCGGAACGTCCACAACCACACCCTGTTCAGCACACATCCGCGGCCAACCAAGGACTGAGCCCATCACAAAACATATCCGGCGGCAAATCATCCCGCAAATCACGTAAATCAACAGGCTCGCGGACAGCCACCATCAAAGATTTCATCCCCGACTCTCTcgacaccaccaccgcctcAGCGCTAATGGCCGAGATGTCCCGTCCGTTCGGAAGTGGAGAAGAGCCTGGCTTCATCTACATGTTCTGGCTCACTCCCACCTCTCAGTCCAAATCTGCCGCGCCCGTTGACGCAGCCCGCTCTCTCCTAGCACCCCCGTCACCAAACAACCAATCGCGCTCGCGAAGCGCAAGCAACGCCGTGCGTAGCTTTGCAGCTTCAGATCCAGCCAACTCCAAGAGCACCATGCTCCTCAAGATCGGCCGCGCATCTAACGTGCAGCGCCGACTGAACGAGTGGCAGCGCCAATGTGGCCGCGAAGTTGAGCTTTTGCGATACTACCCCTATATTCCTGGTTCACAGGAATCTTCAGGCGTTGTTCCACATATGACGCCGCATGTACACCGTGTAGAGCGGCTGGTACACCTAGAGCTTTCAGGATTGGGTTTCAAGGCGGATGCGGGCAAGTGTGCCGCTTGTGGTAGAGAACATCGTGAGTGGTTCGAGGTAGAAGCCACAAGAGAGGGCATCAAAGCTGTCGATGATATCATCAGAAGGTGGATAGAATGGGATGAAATTAACCCATAA